From a region of the Spelaeicoccus albus genome:
- a CDS encoding FtsK/SpoIIIE family DNA translocase, which produces MVGNATRKATQAPEDEAEEVRRDGTAFFLLAFAIVVAAFEWWSIGGPIGTGVRYVLEGTFGRVALALPVLAVGFSVRLMIRGSEVRANNRIFIGLLALLVAACGLAHISSGVPQFADGRAAMRGAGGVIGFLVSSPIIAALTIYVTVPLLGLLGLFSLLVITATPVRDIPARLRAGYEHLTGSSPRPAGPEHDNDNDLVAADRATNTLKPVGRSKRRSKKQSADETEPIDVAFDNAIIADKDSGKDSGSGLKPGQRRPTKQEKALADIKSSLGMEGEPDAAGQGAPGNRQGAQPGTQQPGTQQPANQAAPGAPGAQQAAATTSAATPAAPPTTQLPQRVEQLQLAGDVTYTLPPSNMLTPGPPAKERSAANDRVVAALTDVLDQFGIDAQVSGFSRGPTVTRYEVELGSGVKVERVTALSKNIAYAVASADVRILSPIPGKKAIGIEIPNADRETVVLGDVLRSQAARKTEHPMVMGVGKDVEGGFVVANLAKTPHLLVAGATGAGKSSFVNSMICSIMMRATPDEVRMILVDPKRVELTGYEGIPHLITPIITNPKKAAEALQWVVKEMDTRYDDLANFGFKHIDEFNKAVRAGQVTPLPGSERVLQPYPYLLVVVDELADLMMVAPRDVEDSIVRITQLARAAGIHLVLATQRPSVDVVTGLIKANVPSRLAFATSSLADSRVVLDQPGAEKLIGQGDALFLPMGASKPMRVQGAWVDESEIHAVVGHVKQELTPVYRTDVAAEAPKKQIDDDIGDDLDILLQATELVVTSQFGSTSMLQRKLRVGFAKAGRLMDLLESRGIVGASEGSKARDVLVQVDSLPETLALLRGDGPAPDAAQDAGQQGGPEPTGQPVQQTGQPIRQTAAGPTASEQATQVQYASSEAPVTTPHDSAVEVSPVGYGYGGASDPVSERTDAMETVDSDSDEDAWTLTGRGPSD; this is translated from the coding sequence ATGGTTGGCAATGCAACTCGAAAAGCGACTCAAGCCCCCGAGGACGAGGCCGAAGAGGTTCGCCGGGACGGTACCGCGTTCTTCCTGCTGGCGTTCGCGATAGTCGTGGCTGCCTTTGAATGGTGGTCGATCGGAGGGCCCATCGGCACAGGAGTCCGGTACGTCCTCGAAGGCACGTTTGGCAGAGTCGCTTTGGCGCTGCCCGTGCTGGCCGTCGGATTCTCCGTCAGATTGATGATTCGAGGCAGCGAAGTACGCGCCAACAATCGGATCTTCATCGGGCTCCTGGCCCTGCTGGTCGCCGCATGCGGCCTTGCGCACATATCGTCGGGCGTGCCCCAATTCGCCGACGGCCGGGCCGCAATGCGCGGCGCCGGCGGCGTGATCGGCTTCCTCGTGTCGTCGCCGATCATTGCGGCGCTCACCATTTACGTCACGGTGCCGCTGCTCGGCCTGCTCGGCCTGTTTTCACTGCTTGTCATCACCGCCACGCCGGTGCGCGACATACCCGCCCGGCTGCGTGCCGGCTACGAGCATTTGACCGGTTCGTCGCCTCGGCCGGCCGGTCCCGAGCACGACAACGACAACGACCTCGTGGCCGCCGACCGTGCCACCAACACCCTCAAGCCCGTCGGCCGGTCGAAACGGCGCAGCAAGAAGCAGTCCGCGGACGAGACCGAGCCCATCGATGTGGCGTTCGATAACGCAATCATCGCCGACAAGGACTCCGGTAAGGACTCGGGCTCCGGGCTCAAGCCGGGCCAGCGCCGTCCGACAAAGCAGGAAAAGGCGCTTGCCGACATCAAGTCGTCGCTCGGCATGGAAGGCGAGCCGGACGCCGCGGGGCAGGGCGCGCCCGGAAACCGGCAAGGGGCCCAGCCGGGAACCCAGCAGCCGGGAACCCAGCAGCCCGCGAACCAGGCAGCCCCGGGCGCCCCGGGCGCTCAGCAGGCCGCCGCCACGACGTCCGCCGCAACGCCCGCCGCGCCGCCGACCACGCAATTGCCGCAGCGCGTCGAGCAGCTGCAACTGGCCGGCGATGTGACATACACGCTGCCGCCGAGCAATATGCTCACTCCCGGCCCGCCGGCCAAGGAACGCTCGGCCGCGAACGACCGCGTCGTCGCCGCGCTGACGGACGTGCTGGATCAGTTCGGCATCGATGCGCAAGTTTCCGGCTTCTCGCGCGGCCCGACGGTCACTCGCTACGAGGTCGAGCTGGGCAGCGGCGTGAAAGTCGAACGCGTCACGGCGCTGAGCAAGAACATCGCTTATGCCGTGGCCAGCGCCGATGTCCGGATCCTTTCGCCGATTCCCGGCAAGAAGGCGATCGGCATTGAAATCCCGAACGCCGACCGCGAAACCGTCGTGCTGGGCGACGTCCTGCGTTCGCAAGCGGCCCGGAAGACCGAACACCCCATGGTGATGGGAGTGGGCAAGGACGTCGAGGGCGGGTTCGTCGTGGCCAACCTGGCCAAGACTCCGCACCTGCTGGTCGCCGGCGCGACGGGCGCCGGTAAGTCGAGCTTCGTCAACTCCATGATCTGTTCGATCATGATGCGGGCCACGCCCGACGAGGTCCGGATGATCCTCGTCGACCCGAAACGCGTCGAGCTGACCGGGTACGAGGGTATTCCGCACTTGATCACGCCGATCATCACGAATCCGAAAAAGGCCGCCGAAGCCCTGCAATGGGTCGTCAAGGAAATGGATACCCGATACGACGATTTGGCGAACTTCGGCTTCAAGCACATCGACGAATTCAACAAGGCGGTCCGCGCCGGTCAGGTCACCCCGCTGCCCGGCAGCGAACGCGTGCTGCAGCCGTACCCGTACTTGCTGGTCGTCGTCGACGAGTTGGCCGATCTGATGATGGTGGCGCCGCGCGACGTGGAGGACTCGATCGTGCGCATCACCCAATTGGCGCGCGCTGCCGGCATCCACCTGGTGCTGGCCACCCAGCGTCCCAGCGTGGACGTCGTCACGGGCCTGATCAAGGCCAACGTGCCGTCCCGTCTGGCGTTCGCCACGTCGTCGCTTGCGGATTCGCGCGTCGTCCTCGACCAGCCCGGCGCCGAAAAGCTCATTGGTCAAGGCGATGCCCTCTTCCTCCCGATGGGCGCGTCGAAACCGATGCGCGTGCAAGGAGCCTGGGTCGACGAGTCCGAGATCCACGCCGTCGTCGGACACGTGAAGCAAGAGCTGACGCCCGTCTACCGCACCGATGTGGCGGCCGAGGCGCCGAAGAAGCAGATCGACGACGATATCGGCGACGATCTGGACATCCTGTTGCAGGCCACCGAGCTGGTCGTCACAAGCCAATTCGGCTCGACGTCGATGCTGCAGCGTAAGTTGCGGGTCGGTTTCGCCAAAGCCGGCCGGCTGATGGACCTGCTGGAATCCCGCGGAATCGTTGGCGCTTCGGAAGGTTCCAAGGCCCGTGACGTGCTGGTGCAGGTCGACTCGCTTCCCGAGACGCTCGCGCTTTTGCGCGGTGACGGGCCGGCGCCGGACGCCGCGCAGGATGCCGGTCAGCAGGGCGGGCCGGAACCGACCGGTCAGCCCGTACAGCAAACCGGACAACCGATCCGGCAGACCGCTGCGGGCCCGACCGCGAGCGAGCAAGCGACACAGGTGCAGTACGCGTCGTCCGAAGCGCCGGTGACGACGCCGCACGACAGCGCCGTGGAAGTCAGCCCGGTCGGCTACGGGTACGGCGGCGCCTCCGATCCGGTCTCGGAACGGACCGATGCCATGGAGACCGTCGACTCGGACTCGGACGAAGATGCCTGGACTCTGACCGGTCGCGGCCCTAGCGACTAG
- the pgsA gene encoding CDP-diacylglycerol--glycerol-3-phosphate 3-phosphatidyltransferase produces the protein MSSSESEASAGSAGKPAEPPVWNLANVLTMLRIVMVPAFFVLLLWDGGEDAGLRLIAFCVFLVAIITDRLDGEIARKYNLITNFGKIADPIADKALLGAGLIGLSIIGVVYWWVTIVILVREVGITLLRFAVIRHGVMPASPGGKLKTVLQSCAVGLFLLPIEAWFGHPTSTIVLVAAWVVMAAALIVTVLTGIDYLVKAARLRAGSELTASRRARRRDGGGSDASS, from the coding sequence GTGAGTTCTTCCGAGTCCGAGGCTTCGGCAGGCAGCGCCGGGAAACCGGCGGAACCGCCCGTTTGGAACCTTGCCAACGTCTTGACGATGCTGCGCATCGTCATGGTCCCGGCTTTCTTCGTGCTGCTCTTGTGGGACGGCGGCGAGGACGCCGGACTGCGCCTCATCGCGTTCTGCGTGTTCTTGGTTGCAATAATCACGGACCGGCTGGACGGCGAAATAGCCCGCAAATACAACCTCATCACCAACTTCGGCAAGATCGCCGATCCGATCGCCGACAAGGCTCTGCTCGGCGCCGGGCTGATCGGCCTGTCGATAATCGGGGTTGTCTATTGGTGGGTCACCATCGTCATCCTGGTGCGCGAAGTCGGGATCACGCTGTTGCGGTTCGCCGTGATCCGCCACGGAGTGATGCCGGCCAGCCCCGGCGGGAAGCTCAAGACGGTACTGCAATCGTGCGCGGTCGGCTTGTTCCTGCTGCCGATCGAGGCCTGGTTCGGGCACCCGACATCGACAATCGTGCTCGTCGCCGCATGGGTGGTGATGGCGGCGGCGCTGATCGTGACTGTGCTGACGGGCATCGACTATCTGGTCAAAGCGGCGCGGCTGCGAGCCGGTTCTGAATTGACTGCCAGTCGTCGGGCGCGCCGGCGCGACGGCGGCGGCTCGGACGCTTCCTCATGA
- a CDS encoding CinA family protein: MSRATDVLARLGTQQASIAVAESLTGGLLISALVDVPGASAVVRGGIVAYQTELKSALLGVDAELLASSGAVDARVAEQMASGVRTRLGADWGVATTGVAGPDPQDGHPVGTVFIGVVCGDVRRTRRHEFGGDRSAIRRQSVDAALQLLLECGRGAPT; the protein is encoded by the coding sequence ATGAGTCGTGCGACGGATGTGTTGGCCCGCCTGGGAACGCAGCAGGCGTCGATCGCCGTCGCGGAGTCGCTGACCGGCGGCCTGCTCATTTCGGCTCTCGTCGACGTCCCCGGAGCCTCGGCCGTCGTTCGCGGCGGCATCGTGGCGTATCAGACCGAACTGAAATCGGCACTCCTGGGTGTCGATGCGGAATTGTTGGCGTCGTCCGGCGCCGTGGACGCGCGAGTGGCCGAGCAAATGGCTTCCGGCGTCCGTACCCGGCTCGGCGCCGACTGGGGCGTGGCGACCACGGGAGTGGCGGGCCCTGATCCGCAGGACGGGCATCCGGTCGGCACCGTCTTCATCGGCGTGGTCTGCGGCGATGTCCGGCGAACACGGCGACACGAGTTCGGCGGCGACCGATCGGCGATACGCCGGCAAAGCGTCGATGCGGCGCTTCAATTGCTCCTCGAGTGCGGTCGGGGAGCGCCAACGTGA
- a CDS encoding helix-turn-helix domain-containing protein yields MVLLRTEIGDALRTNRQRQGRTLRDVSNGARVSLGYLSEVERGQKEASSELLSSICGALEVPLALLLRDVSDRIAIVEGVAIPDTVPQELTDEVSGDLVSPGV; encoded by the coding sequence ATGGTTTTGCTACGTACTGAGATTGGTGACGCGCTCCGGACCAACCGTCAGCGCCAGGGCCGCACGCTTCGCGATGTGTCCAACGGTGCCCGTGTATCGCTCGGATACTTAAGCGAAGTCGAGCGCGGTCAAAAGGAAGCGTCATCCGAACTGCTGTCATCGATCTGCGGTGCGCTCGAGGTTCCGCTCGCGCTGTTGCTGCGGGACGTCAGTGACAGGATCGCCATCGTCGAGGGTGTCGCGATTCCCGATACGGTGCCGCAGGAACTCACGGACGAAGTGTCGGGCGACCTGGTGTCGCCGGGCGTCTGA
- a CDS encoding DUF3046 domain-containing protein: MRLTHFWSLMNDEFGQVRARALFEDLTLSPLSSRTARQALDDGEDPRAVWLAICGATDVPTDRLLGRKKPGEK, encoded by the coding sequence ATGCGTCTGACACATTTCTGGTCGCTCATGAACGATGAATTCGGACAGGTGCGTGCTCGCGCGTTGTTCGAAGATCTGACGCTATCCCCGCTGTCGAGTCGGACCGCACGGCAGGCGCTGGACGACGGCGAAGACCCCCGTGCCGTCTGGCTGGCCATCTGCGGGGCGACCGATGTGCCGACCGATCGATTGCTCGGACGGAAGAAGCCCGGGGAGAAATGA
- the recA gene encoding recombinase RecA — translation MAAKPDRAKALETAMGQIDRQYGKGAIMRLGDEVRAPVEVIPTGAISLDVALGIGGLPRGRVVEIYGPESSGKTTVALHAVANAQAAGGIAGFIDAEHALDPEYAKALGVDTDGLLVSQPDTGEQALEIADMLIRSGALDIIVIDSVAALVPKAEIEGEMGDSHVGLQARLMSQALRKITGALATSKTTAVFINQLREKVGVFFGSPETTSGGKALKFYASVRLDVRRIETLKEGTDAVGNRTRCKVVKNKVAPPFKQAEFDIIYGHGISREGGLIDMGVEHGFVRKSGSWFTYEGDQLGQGKENSRSFLRDNPDLANELEKKIKEKLGIGPQLDAPAAPEVDF, via the coding sequence ATGGCCGCAAAGCCAGATCGGGCCAAAGCGTTGGAAACGGCGATGGGCCAGATCGACCGCCAGTACGGAAAGGGCGCCATCATGCGTCTGGGCGACGAGGTCCGCGCCCCTGTCGAGGTGATTCCGACCGGTGCCATCTCGCTCGACGTCGCGCTGGGTATCGGCGGGTTGCCGCGCGGCCGCGTCGTTGAGATCTACGGCCCCGAGTCGAGCGGTAAGACGACCGTCGCGCTGCACGCCGTGGCCAACGCGCAGGCCGCCGGCGGCATCGCCGGATTCATCGACGCCGAGCACGCGCTCGACCCCGAATACGCCAAAGCCCTCGGTGTCGACACCGACGGCCTCTTGGTTTCACAGCCGGACACCGGCGAGCAGGCCCTGGAGATCGCCGATATGCTGATCCGCTCGGGCGCCCTCGACATCATCGTCATCGACTCGGTCGCGGCCCTCGTGCCGAAGGCTGAAATCGAAGGCGAGATGGGCGATTCGCACGTCGGCCTGCAGGCACGGCTGATGTCCCAGGCATTGCGCAAGATCACCGGCGCCCTGGCGACGTCGAAGACGACTGCGGTATTCATCAACCAGTTGCGTGAAAAGGTCGGCGTGTTCTTCGGATCGCCCGAGACCACCTCCGGCGGCAAGGCGCTCAAGTTCTACGCTTCGGTGCGCCTGGACGTCCGGCGGATCGAGACCTTGAAGGAGGGCACCGACGCCGTCGGCAACCGCACCCGGTGCAAGGTCGTCAAGAACAAGGTCGCCCCGCCGTTCAAACAAGCCGAGTTCGACATCATCTACGGACACGGAATTTCCCGTGAGGGCGGCCTGATCGACATGGGCGTGGAACACGGATTCGTCCGCAAATCGGGATCCTGGTTCACCTATGAGGGCGATCAGCTCGGTCAGGGCAAGGAGAACTCGCGTAGCTTCCTGCGCGACAACCCCGATCTGGCAAACGAATTGGAGAAGAAGATCAAGGAAAAGCTCGGCATCGGCCCGCAACTCGATGCGCCGGCCGCCCCCGAGGTCGACTTCTAG
- a CDS encoding regulatory protein RecX: MLGAKDGNGAGDDLPDRAAADGVSVEEYTRSKNYVYRLLAMRDYARAEVAAKLAARDVPPELARDLLDKFEAAGLIDDARFAESFVRAKRSGRGLAGKALAHELGAKGVSADIIESAVAQIDPADEEQTARELVERKARSSSGVDRQKRIRRLVGMLGRKGYSPALSFRVVKSVLDGEQPGAE, translated from the coding sequence ATGCTCGGTGCGAAGGACGGCAACGGCGCGGGCGACGATCTCCCGGACCGGGCGGCCGCGGACGGCGTGTCCGTTGAGGAGTACACCCGGTCGAAGAACTATGTGTACCGCTTATTGGCGATGCGCGACTATGCCCGGGCAGAGGTGGCGGCCAAGCTCGCCGCTCGCGACGTGCCGCCCGAGCTGGCCCGGGATCTGCTCGACAAGTTCGAAGCAGCCGGATTGATCGATGACGCCCGGTTCGCCGAATCGTTCGTGCGTGCCAAACGGTCCGGTCGGGGGTTGGCCGGCAAGGCCTTGGCGCACGAACTTGGCGCCAAGGGGGTGTCGGCCGACATCATTGAATCGGCCGTCGCTCAAATCGACCCGGCCGACGAAGAGCAAACCGCCCGCGAACTTGTGGAACGCAAGGCGCGTTCGAGCAGCGGCGTGGACCGGCAAAAGCGCATTCGCCGGCTGGTCGGCATGCTCGGTCGAAAAGGCTACTCGCCGGCTCTGTCGTTTCGCGTCGTCAAATCGGTGCTGGACGGCGAGCAGCCCGGCGCCGAGTAG
- the miaB gene encoding tRNA (N6-isopentenyl adenosine(37)-C2)-methylthiotransferase MiaB, which translates to MTLTTPVAYSAENAQRSYEVRTFGCQMNVHDSERLSGLLDAAGYRRSTEGQADVVVFNTCAVRENADNKLYGNLGRLAEVKREHPGLQIAVGGCLAQKDRDTIVKKAPWVDVVFGTHNIGSLPTLLERARHNDEAQVEILESLETFPSTLPTRRESAYAGWVSISVGCNNTCTFCIVPSLRGKERDRRPGDILAEVEALVADGAIEVTLLGQNVNSYGSEFRDKGAFAKLLRAVGNVPGIERVRFTSPHPAAFTDDVIDAMAETPTVMPQLHMPLQSGSDSVLKSMRRSYRSKKFLGILDRVREQIPHASITTDIIVGFPGETEADFNDTLDVVRASRFTSAFTFQYSKRPGTPAAEMDGQVPKEIVQERYERLVALQDAVAWEENTKQVGTTVQVLVAEGEGRKDGQTHRLSGRAEDNRLVHFTVPAGMETPRPGDMVTAVVTEAKPYYLFADDPNATLRRTRAGTAWEARQADSCGAPNAPGEKKPVSLGMPTLPVRR; encoded by the coding sequence ATGACTTTGACAACTCCCGTGGCGTATTCGGCCGAGAACGCCCAGCGCAGCTATGAAGTGCGGACGTTCGGCTGCCAAATGAACGTGCACGATTCCGAACGCCTGTCCGGCCTGCTCGACGCGGCGGGATATCGACGCAGCACCGAAGGACAAGCCGACGTCGTCGTGTTCAACACGTGCGCCGTGCGCGAGAACGCCGACAACAAGCTCTATGGAAACCTGGGTCGATTGGCCGAGGTCAAGCGCGAGCATCCCGGCTTACAGATCGCCGTGGGCGGTTGCCTGGCGCAAAAGGATCGCGACACCATCGTGAAGAAGGCGCCGTGGGTCGACGTCGTGTTCGGCACCCACAACATCGGTTCGCTGCCGACCCTGCTCGAACGTGCTCGGCACAATGACGAGGCACAGGTCGAAATCCTCGAATCGCTCGAGACTTTCCCGTCGACGCTTCCGACCCGCCGGGAATCGGCATATGCGGGCTGGGTCTCGATCTCGGTCGGCTGCAACAACACGTGCACGTTCTGCATCGTCCCGTCATTGCGCGGCAAGGAACGCGATAGGCGCCCCGGCGATATTTTGGCCGAGGTCGAAGCTCTGGTGGCCGATGGCGCCATCGAAGTGACGCTGCTCGGGCAGAACGTGAACTCGTACGGGTCCGAGTTTCGCGACAAGGGCGCTTTTGCCAAGCTGCTGCGGGCGGTCGGCAACGTGCCGGGCATTGAGCGGGTGCGGTTCACGAGCCCGCATCCGGCCGCTTTCACCGATGACGTGATCGACGCGATGGCCGAGACGCCGACCGTCATGCCGCAACTCCACATGCCGCTGCAGTCCGGATCGGACTCCGTGCTGAAGTCCATGCGCCGTTCGTACCGGTCGAAGAAGTTCCTGGGCATTCTCGACCGGGTGCGAGAACAGATTCCGCATGCGTCGATCACCACGGACATCATCGTCGGATTTCCCGGTGAGACCGAAGCGGACTTCAACGACACACTTGACGTCGTACGTGCTTCCCGATTCACCTCGGCATTCACCTTTCAGTACTCCAAGCGTCCGGGCACCCCTGCCGCCGAGATGGACGGACAAGTGCCGAAAGAGATCGTGCAAGAGCGCTACGAACGGCTCGTGGCGCTGCAGGACGCAGTGGCGTGGGAAGAAAACACGAAACAGGTCGGTACGACCGTGCAAGTGCTCGTCGCAGAGGGCGAAGGGCGCAAGGACGGGCAGACCCACAGGCTGTCCGGCCGCGCCGAGGACAACCGGCTGGTGCACTTCACGGTGCCCGCCGGCATGGAGACGCCCCGTCCCGGCGACATGGTCACTGCCGTCGTCACCGAAGCGAAGCCGTACTATTTGTTCGCCGACGACCCGAACGCAACACTCCGCCGTACCCGCGCCGGGACGGCCTGGGAGGCCCGACAGGCCGATTCCTGCGGCGCCCCGAATGCCCCGGGGGAGAAGAAGCCCGTCAGCTTGGGGATGCCGACCCTGCCGGTGCGCCGGTGA
- a CDS encoding gluconokinase produces MTANAQTAPTVLVIMGVSGCGKSTVASGLASRLGWEFAEGDDFHPRANVDKMHDGHPLTDEDRWPWLRRIADWIAGTKSDSAPGIVTCSALKRSYRDVLRAPGVVFVHLTASKELLEERLSARKGHFMPADLLQSQLDTLEPLGPDERGIVVDVAAKPDEIVDSILTDLSLAYSESPRD; encoded by the coding sequence ATGACGGCGAACGCTCAGACGGCACCGACTGTATTGGTGATCATGGGAGTGTCCGGCTGCGGGAAATCGACAGTTGCGTCCGGCCTGGCGTCAAGGCTTGGATGGGAGTTCGCCGAGGGCGACGATTTCCATCCCCGGGCGAACGTGGACAAGATGCACGATGGCCATCCGCTGACCGATGAGGACCGGTGGCCGTGGCTGAGACGAATCGCCGACTGGATCGCCGGCACCAAGAGCGACAGCGCGCCGGGGATCGTGACCTGCTCGGCGTTGAAACGCAGCTATCGCGACGTCCTGCGGGCGCCCGGTGTCGTGTTCGTGCATTTGACCGCGTCGAAGGAGCTCTTGGAGGAGAGGCTGTCGGCCCGGAAAGGACATTTCATGCCTGCGGATCTGCTGCAATCGCAACTGGACACGCTCGAGCCGCTCGGCCCGGACGAAAGAGGAATAGTCGTCGATGTGGCGGCGAAGCCGGACGAAATAGTGGATTCGATCCTGACCGATTTGTCGCTTGCCTACTCCGAATCGCCGCGCGACTGA
- the miaA gene encoding tRNA (adenosine(37)-N6)-dimethylallyltransferase MiaA, whose amino-acid sequence MSKTSLPGPVITVVGPTATGKSDLAVALAKRLGAEIINADAMQLYKGMDIGTAKLPRSERGGVPHHLLDVLDIRQNASVQRYQTEARAVITELAAAGRRAVLVGGSGLYVRAAVDKLDFPPRDDAVRAALERRARCDGPQCLFAELAVADPAAAAKIDPANVRRVVRALEVIELTGKPFSATLPDYTYEVPAVQIGLGLDRQVLGDRIAARVDRMWRNGLVDEVRSLESRGLREGGTARRALGYAQVLDHLAGHCTEREAFDGTVAGTRRYVRRQETWFRRDKRINWLDAGQGSGELLDKALRLAE is encoded by the coding sequence GTGTCAAAGACTTCTCTCCCCGGCCCCGTCATCACCGTGGTCGGGCCGACGGCCACCGGCAAAAGCGATCTGGCGGTGGCGTTAGCCAAACGCCTGGGCGCCGAAATCATCAACGCCGACGCTATGCAGCTCTACAAGGGCATGGACATCGGCACGGCGAAGCTTCCCCGGTCCGAACGCGGCGGCGTCCCGCATCATCTGCTCGACGTCCTGGACATCCGGCAGAACGCGAGCGTGCAGCGGTACCAGACGGAGGCTCGAGCAGTGATCACGGAACTCGCCGCGGCCGGACGCCGTGCCGTCCTGGTGGGCGGCTCGGGTCTCTATGTGCGCGCGGCCGTCGACAAACTCGACTTCCCGCCGCGGGATGACGCAGTGCGCGCCGCACTTGAACGGCGAGCCCGGTGCGACGGCCCGCAATGCCTGTTTGCGGAGTTGGCGGTCGCCGACCCCGCCGCCGCGGCAAAGATCGACCCGGCGAACGTGCGCCGAGTCGTCCGCGCTCTCGAAGTGATAGAGCTGACCGGCAAGCCGTTCAGCGCCACCCTGCCGGACTACACCTACGAAGTGCCGGCCGTGCAAATCGGCCTCGGGCTGGACCGGCAGGTTCTCGGGGACCGCATCGCCGCCCGGGTCGACCGGATGTGGCGCAACGGTCTCGTCGATGAGGTACGCTCGCTCGAATCGCGCGGACTCCGGGAAGGCGGCACCGCACGCCGCGCGCTCGGATACGCTCAAGTGCTCGATCATCTTGCCGGCCACTGCACCGAGCGTGAAGCATTCGACGGAACGGTGGCCGGCACCAGGCGATACGTGAGACGACAAGAGACGTGGTTCCGGCGCGACAAGCGCATCAACTGGCTCGATGCCGGGCAGGGGAGCGGCGAGCTGCTGGACAAAGCGCTTAGGCTGGCAGAGTGA
- the dapF gene encoding diaminopimelate epimerase encodes MSNTSIHFTKGHGTGNDFVLIDDAEAALDITPGYVQWLADRHLGIGGDGIIRIVRSRALDDPAAARAAADGAEWFMDYSNADGSVAEMCGNGVRVFAHYLYAHGLATTETLRVGTRDGVKIVRRVDIAYPGDDADWFSVDMGTWTISDEAGRHDGTDSLVRVSGLEVPRPALTVDMGNPHAVVALAELSELSELDLYHAPSVDPVPSDGINVEFIVPGQLDEEHGSVTMRVHERGVGETQSCGTGACAAALAARLWAGSGAPDVWRVDVPGGTLQVRVDGERVHLAGPAELVADGTVAFR; translated from the coding sequence GTGAGCAATACGTCCATTCATTTCACCAAGGGGCACGGCACCGGGAACGACTTCGTCCTGATCGACGATGCCGAGGCCGCGCTCGACATCACGCCGGGCTACGTGCAGTGGCTCGCTGACCGGCACTTGGGGATCGGCGGCGACGGCATCATCCGCATCGTGCGCTCGCGTGCTCTTGACGATCCGGCCGCTGCGCGGGCAGCCGCGGACGGCGCCGAATGGTTCATGGACTATTCGAACGCCGACGGCTCCGTTGCCGAGATGTGCGGCAACGGCGTGCGCGTGTTCGCCCATTATCTCTACGCTCACGGCCTTGCGACGACCGAGACCCTGCGCGTGGGCACCCGCGACGGCGTGAAGATCGTTCGCCGCGTCGACATCGCCTATCCCGGGGACGACGCCGACTGGTTCTCGGTCGACATGGGCACCTGGACGATTTCCGACGAGGCCGGACGGCATGACGGCACCGATTCGCTGGTGCGGGTCTCCGGGCTGGAAGTGCCACGGCCGGCTCTGACAGTCGACATGGGCAATCCGCACGCCGTCGTGGCGCTTGCCGAGCTATCCGAGTTGTCCGAATTGGACCTCTACCACGCGCCGTCCGTCGATCCGGTTCCGTCCGACGGAATCAACGTCGAATTCATAGTTCCCGGCCAGCTCGACGAGGAACACGGCAGCGTGACGATGCGCGTGCACGAGCGCGGCGTCGGCGAGACCCAGTCATGCGGAACCGGGGCGTGTGCGGCTGCGCTTGCCGCCCGGTTGTGGGCCGGTTCCGGCGCGCCGGATGTGTGGCGGGTCGACGTGCCGGGCGGAACGCTGCAGGTGCGAGTTGACGGCGAACGCGTCCACTTGGCAGGCCCCGCCGAACTGGTGGCCGACGGCACTGTCGCGTTCCGCTGA